The following are encoded in a window of Corynebacterium argentoratense DSM 44202 genomic DNA:
- the thiC gene encoding phosphomethylpyrimidine synthase ThiC has product MSSRTPKTKQSTKSAPPAPGQLTTGPIYRSHKIYNQVDFEGLTLNILARRIDLTNGEHFDVYDTSGPYTLENPQLDLHTGLEKVRDSWPKPAPAPASNEHPELKVPTQLAWARAGIITPEMAFCAAREGFTPEEVREEVAAGRAVICANHKHPEIEPMIIGKKFAVKINANIGNSVVTSSIAEEVEKMVWATRWGADTIMDLSTGADIHETREWILRNSPVPVGTVPIYQALEKVNGDPTKLTWEIYKDTIIEQCEQGVDYMTVHAGVLLRYIPLAAHRVTGIVSRGGSIMAAWCLKEHRESFLYTEFAELCDILASYDVTFSLGDGLRPGSIADANDEAQLAELRTLGELTLIARSRGCQVMIEGPGHVPMHKIAVNVEWEEEWCHDAPFYTLGPLATDIAPGYDHITSAIGAAIIGQAGTAMLCYVTPKEHLGLPNRDDVKTGVITYKIAAHAADLGKGHPRAQERDDALSKARFEFRWHDQFALALDPDTAIEFHDETLPAEPAKTAHFCSMCGPKFCSMRISQDVRDYAAEHGLDSVEAIEAGMREKSEEFEAKGGTVYVPLTSLKTQTTPPVGN; this is encoded by the coding sequence CCAAGCAATCCACCAAGTCAGCACCACCCGCCCCAGGGCAACTGACAACAGGCCCCATCTACCGCAGCCACAAAATCTACAACCAAGTGGACTTCGAAGGGCTCACCCTCAACATCCTCGCCCGCCGCATCGATTTGACCAACGGCGAACACTTCGACGTATACGACACCTCCGGGCCATACACCCTGGAAAACCCCCAACTCGACCTACACACAGGACTAGAAAAAGTCCGCGACAGCTGGCCCAAACCCGCCCCAGCACCAGCAAGCAATGAACACCCAGAACTCAAAGTACCCACACAACTAGCCTGGGCACGTGCCGGCATCATCACACCAGAAATGGCCTTCTGCGCAGCACGCGAAGGCTTCACACCAGAAGAAGTCCGCGAAGAAGTCGCCGCAGGCCGCGCCGTGATCTGCGCCAACCACAAACACCCAGAAATAGAACCGATGATCATCGGCAAAAAATTCGCCGTCAAGATCAACGCAAACATCGGCAACTCCGTCGTAACCTCCTCCATCGCAGAAGAAGTAGAAAAAATGGTGTGGGCAACCCGCTGGGGCGCAGACACCATCATGGACCTATCCACCGGAGCCGACATCCACGAAACCCGCGAATGGATCCTACGTAACTCCCCCGTACCCGTCGGCACCGTACCGATCTACCAAGCACTAGAAAAAGTCAACGGAGACCCCACCAAACTAACGTGGGAAATCTACAAAGACACCATCATCGAACAATGCGAACAAGGCGTCGACTACATGACAGTGCACGCCGGAGTACTACTGCGATACATCCCCCTAGCCGCACACAGAGTAACCGGCATCGTCTCCCGCGGTGGCTCCATCATGGCAGCCTGGTGCCTCAAAGAACACCGCGAATCATTCCTCTATACCGAATTCGCCGAGCTCTGTGACATCCTAGCCTCCTACGACGTCACTTTTTCCCTCGGCGACGGCCTCCGCCCCGGCTCCATCGCCGACGCCAACGACGAAGCCCAACTCGCCGAACTACGAACCCTCGGCGAACTCACACTCATCGCCCGCTCCCGCGGCTGCCAAGTCATGATCGAAGGCCCCGGCCACGTCCCAATGCACAAAATCGCAGTCAACGTCGAATGGGAAGAAGAGTGGTGCCACGACGCCCCCTTCTACACCCTCGGCCCCCTCGCCACCGACATCGCACCAGGCTACGACCACATCACCTCCGCCATCGGCGCGGCAATCATCGGGCAAGCTGGCACCGCCATGCTGTGCTACGTCACCCCGAAAGAACACCTGGGTCTGCCCAACCGAGACGACGTCAAAACCGGTGTGATCACCTACAAGATCGCCGCCCACGCAGCCGACCTAGGCAAAGGGCATCCCCGTGCACAGGAACGCGACGACGCGCTGAGCAAGGCACGTTTTGAGTTCCGCTGGCACGATCAATTCGCCCTCGCGCTGGACCCGGACACCGCAATCGAATTCCACGATGAAACCCTTCCCGCCGAGCCAGCGAAGACTGCTCACTTCTGCTCCATGTGCGGGCCCAAATTCTGCTCGATGCGAATCTCCCAGGACGTGCGTGATTATGCCGCCGAGCACGGCCTTGATTCCGTTGAAGCTATCGAGGCAGGGATGCGGGAAAAGTCGGAAGAATTTGAGGCGAAGGGAGGCACTGTGTACGTGCCTTTGACATCGTTGAAGACACAGACGACGCCTCCTGTAGGGAACTGA
- a CDS encoding long-chain-fatty-acid--CoA ligase codes for MTDTAHAANLNSNRPWLQHYPEWVPHNLEYGDTTLLDVYDNNLALNADKPATYFFGKTQTYAELDKQVRRAASGLRAFGVRPGDRVAILLPNCPQHLAAFYAVLKLGATVVEHNPLYTPHELEYPFKDHGARVAICWDKAAPMLEKLRGITDLETIISVDMTLAMPKTQQFALKLPIPAVHKARQKLTGDAPNTVPWEILLGNAIGGDGRDVTTPDDVTIDTTALILYTSGTTGVPKGAQLSHGNLFANIQQGKAWVPGLGEKSQEILLAALPMFHAYGLTMTATLGVYVGGEIVLLPAPDLRLIMKIMKKHTPTWLPGVPAIYERIVDAAEESGIDISGIRNSFSGASTLPVRTVERWEQFTGGRLVEGYGLTETSPIIVGNPMNDDRRPGYVGVPFPDTDVRIANPDNLDETQPYGMEGEVLVRGPQVFQGYLNQPDATEKSFHGEWYRTGDVGVMEEDGFIRLVARIKEVIITGGFNVYPLEVEEVLLDHPDIEDCAVVGLPREDGSENVVAAITLVEGGALDPDGLKEYCRELLTRYKVPRTFYHFEELPRDQMGKIRRREVREQLVARLEKKKR; via the coding sequence ATGACGGACACCGCACACGCAGCGAACCTCAACAGCAACAGGCCATGGTTGCAGCACTACCCCGAGTGGGTGCCGCACAACCTCGAATACGGCGACACCACCCTGCTCGACGTCTACGACAACAACCTGGCACTCAACGCGGACAAACCCGCCACCTACTTCTTCGGCAAAACACAAACCTATGCCGAACTGGACAAACAAGTCCGCCGCGCTGCCTCCGGCCTGCGCGCATTTGGCGTCCGCCCCGGGGACCGCGTCGCCATCCTGCTACCCAACTGCCCCCAGCACCTCGCCGCGTTCTACGCCGTACTCAAACTGGGCGCCACCGTCGTCGAACACAACCCCCTGTACACCCCGCACGAACTCGAGTACCCCTTCAAAGACCACGGCGCACGCGTCGCCATCTGCTGGGACAAAGCAGCCCCCATGCTCGAAAAACTACGCGGAATCACAGATTTGGAAACCATCATCAGCGTCGACATGACGCTAGCGATGCCCAAAACCCAACAATTCGCGCTCAAACTACCCATCCCCGCCGTACACAAAGCCCGCCAAAAGCTCACCGGCGACGCCCCCAACACAGTGCCGTGGGAAATCCTCCTCGGCAATGCCATCGGCGGTGACGGACGCGACGTCACCACCCCGGACGACGTTACGATCGACACCACCGCACTCATCCTTTACACCTCCGGCACGACCGGTGTCCCCAAGGGCGCACAGCTATCCCACGGCAACCTTTTCGCCAACATCCAGCAAGGCAAAGCCTGGGTACCTGGACTGGGCGAAAAGAGCCAAGAAATCCTGCTGGCCGCACTGCCGATGTTCCACGCTTACGGCCTCACCATGACAGCCACCCTGGGCGTCTATGTCGGCGGCGAGATTGTCCTCCTGCCCGCCCCCGACCTGCGGCTGATCATGAAAATCATGAAGAAGCACACCCCCACCTGGCTGCCAGGCGTGCCAGCCATTTACGAACGCATTGTTGACGCCGCGGAGGAAAGCGGCATCGACATCTCCGGCATCCGCAACAGCTTCTCCGGCGCATCCACCCTGCCCGTCCGCACCGTGGAACGCTGGGAGCAATTCACCGGCGGCCGCCTAGTCGAAGGCTACGGCCTGACCGAAACCTCCCCCATCATCGTCGGAAACCCGATGAACGATGACCGCCGCCCCGGCTATGTTGGTGTGCCTTTCCCCGACACCGATGTGCGCATCGCCAACCCCGACAACCTAGACGAAACACAGCCCTACGGGATGGAAGGCGAAGTGCTGGTTCGCGGACCGCAGGTCTTCCAGGGCTACCTCAACCAGCCTGACGCCACTGAAAAGTCCTTCCACGGCGAGTGGTACCGCACAGGGGATGTCGGCGTGATGGAAGAAGACGGCTTTATCCGCCTGGTGGCGCGCATCAAGGAGGTCATCATCACCGGTGGCTTCAACGTCTACCCCCTTGAGGTGGAGGAAGTACTGCTCGACCACCCAGACATTGAGGACTGTGCGGTCGTCGGTTTGCCCCGCGAAGACGGCTCCGAAAACGTGGTCGCAGCCATCACTTTGGTAGAGGGTGGTGCTCTTGATCCTGATGGGTTGAAGGAATACTGCCGAGAATTGTTGACTCGCTACAAAGTTCCGCGGACATTCTACCACTTTGAGGAGTTGCCTCGCGATCAGATGGGCAAGATTCGGCGCCGTGAGGTGCGGGAGCAGCTGGTCGCCCGCTTGGAAAAGAAGAAGCGCTAG
- the mshA gene encoding D-inositol-3-phosphate glycosyltransferase yields the protein MRVAMISMHTSPLQQPGSGDAGGMNVYVYSTAVELARRGVQVDVFTRATRPSQGRVVDVAENFRVFNVVAGPYEGLDKEDLPTQLAAFAGGIVQATEDYGLHYDVIHSHYWLSGQVGWLLRRLWGVPWVHTAHTLAAVKNLHNGQESDARRICEQQIVDNADVLVVNTIEEHDNLVRHYDADAAGARVVVIAPGADVDLFTPGTDRATEQARRDLGIPLHARVVAFVGRLQAFKGPQVLIRALAQLLARDRDRCVYAVVCGGASGALTAPEQYKEMAEELGVAHRIRFLSPRPPEELVSIYRAADVLAVPSFNESFGLVAMEAQATGTPVVATRVGGLPIAVVDGLTGVLVDGHDPSDWADALAGLLDDDGRRLAMAAAAHEHAQRFSWRQTAVSLEEVYQGVRDAVAE from the coding sequence ATGCGCGTGGCCATGATTTCTATGCATACGTCCCCTTTGCAGCAGCCGGGTTCGGGTGATGCCGGTGGGATGAACGTGTACGTGTATTCGACGGCGGTTGAGTTGGCCCGGCGGGGTGTGCAGGTGGATGTGTTTACTCGGGCGACGCGGCCTAGTCAGGGTCGGGTTGTTGACGTCGCGGAGAATTTCCGGGTGTTTAACGTGGTTGCGGGCCCGTATGAGGGGCTTGATAAGGAGGATCTTCCGACTCAGTTGGCGGCTTTTGCGGGGGGTATTGTGCAGGCGACGGAGGATTATGGTCTGCATTATGACGTGATTCATTCCCATTACTGGTTGTCTGGTCAGGTGGGGTGGTTGTTGCGTCGTTTGTGGGGTGTGCCGTGGGTGCATACGGCGCACACTTTGGCTGCGGTGAAGAATCTGCACAATGGGCAGGAAAGTGATGCTCGGCGTATTTGTGAGCAGCAGATTGTGGACAATGCTGATGTGTTGGTGGTGAACACGATTGAGGAGCATGACAATTTGGTGCGGCATTATGATGCTGACGCCGCGGGGGCTCGTGTGGTTGTGATTGCTCCGGGTGCTGATGTGGATTTGTTTACTCCGGGTACGGATCGTGCGACGGAGCAGGCGCGCCGAGATTTGGGTATTCCTTTGCATGCGCGGGTGGTGGCGTTTGTGGGGCGTTTGCAGGCGTTTAAGGGGCCGCAGGTGTTGATTCGTGCGTTGGCGCAGTTGTTGGCGCGGGATCGCGATCGTTGTGTGTATGCGGTGGTGTGTGGTGGGGCTTCTGGTGCTCTAACGGCACCGGAGCAGTATAAGGAGATGGCGGAGGAGTTGGGTGTTGCGCACAGGATTAGGTTTTTGTCGCCGCGTCCGCCGGAGGAGTTGGTGAGCATTTATCGGGCTGCTGATGTGTTGGCGGTGCCGAGTTTTAATGAGTCTTTTGGTTTGGTGGCGATGGAGGCTCAGGCGACGGGTACGCCGGTTGTTGCTACTCGGGTTGGGGGTTTGCCGATTGCTGTTGTTGATGGGTTGACGGGTGTGTTGGTTGATGGGCATGACCCGTCGGATTGGGCCGATGCGTTGGCGGGTTTGTTGGATGATGACGGGCGTCGTTTGGCGATGGCGGCGGCTGCGCATGAGCATGCTCAGCGCTTTAGCTGGCGGCAGACTGCTGTGTCGTTGGAGGAGGTCTATCAGGGGGTGCGTGACGCTGTTGCGGAGTAA
- a CDS encoding phosphoglyceromutase yields the protein MSTGKLILLRHGQSQWNESNQFTGWVDVALTQKGEGEAKRGGELLKEQNILPDVVYTSLLRRAICTAHLALDAADRLWIPVVRDWRLNERHYGALQGLNKAETKDKYGEEQFMAWRRSYDTPPPELESTSVYSQSNDPRYANLDVVPSTECLKDVVERFVPYFEAEILPRVLGGETVLVAAHGNSLRALVKHLDGISDEDIAALNIPTGIPLVYELDADGKVTNPGGTYLDPEAAAAGAAAVAAQGAK from the coding sequence ATGAGTACTGGAAAATTGATCCTGCTGCGCCACGGCCAGAGCCAGTGGAATGAGTCCAACCAATTCACCGGTTGGGTTGACGTTGCGTTGACCCAGAAGGGTGAGGGCGAGGCCAAGCGTGGTGGTGAGCTCCTGAAGGAGCAGAATATCCTTCCTGACGTCGTGTACACCTCGCTGTTGCGTCGTGCTATCTGCACTGCTCATTTGGCGTTGGATGCTGCTGATCGTTTGTGGATTCCTGTCGTGCGCGATTGGCGCTTGAACGAGCGTCACTATGGTGCGCTGCAGGGCTTGAATAAGGCTGAGACGAAGGATAAGTACGGCGAGGAGCAGTTCATGGCGTGGCGTCGTTCTTACGACACTCCGCCGCCGGAGCTGGAGTCGACCTCTGTGTACTCGCAGAGCAATGATCCTCGTTACGCGAACCTTGATGTTGTTCCTTCCACTGAGTGCCTGAAGGATGTTGTGGAGCGTTTCGTGCCCTACTTCGAGGCTGAGATCCTTCCTCGCGTGCTTGGTGGCGAGACCGTGTTGGTTGCGGCTCACGGTAATTCCTTGCGTGCGTTGGTTAAGCATCTTGATGGTATTTCCGATGAGGACATCGCTGCTTTGAACATTCCGACGGGTATTCCGCTGGTATACGAGCTCGATGCTGATGGCAAGGTGACTAACCCCGGTGGCACCTACCTTGACCCCGAGGCTGCTGCCGCTGGCGCCGCCGCTGTTGCAGCTCAAGGTGCTAAGTAG
- a CDS encoding ABC transporter permease, with product MTPLNRIAIRTAIQHKVRLALTVVAVVVGTAFIAGSMLLTQSLRESFDTIVDTGVEGIDVGVVGSQLSPRGVPLSVVEQMERRSDVSAVNIIGDGPGAPSGTKRIGQSTLVITGADGRPLRTGSSGAHPFAWYGDDTVGPIPTIVEGQPPQEPNQIMLNEKAAARGDLSVGSPVTIVTSAGKIEASVSGIYSSPKDTTGWIGVYFTPERYLELFTDGLYAPQVALRAQGVSPMELRNRLGLQYPLLTPLSQEQIADRMGSEQATQLEFMTYLLAAFGFIALLVGAVIISNTFTMVLRQRRREFALLRSIGISSGQISRSVLVEAVLVGAAGSLVGIVAAVGVVSALSSTVAFFGDDLSAFSFHVTKQALLVPMAVGVAVTVLAAIEPSIRIGRTAPVDGLRGTESPADSRSRVRPLLGVAAVCFGIAATVVGAWATAAEGRELTTGYRLGIVGGGAVAFVVGLGLLGPSITRGASPVVGWLFLPHLPPSWAAWLSRRRQERKPAGGRHRVAPRGQRPMARARRAVVQLATNNNARNSRRTAATSLALALGVALVACVSTLGATTRASIAGVVDTSVKAPLVLDSLGSSGLAGSTSAFSIPSEAIADVDRLPQVTGTGTLMYAPLQVNNWNNATTTVVSTNLSPFIDMGIKKGSSHFKGRPGAMVSTTYAKETGLQVGDYIPLRPMDGQPGSGIVVPVVGIYSETNLFGHIVVNSAAASRVLPDPQAYTRKTTYIDLSDAALADLRGTRGVIEDAVSSFLVVEVKTKQEYRGALGTQMNQMLYIVYALLALAVLIALMGITNTLLLSLSERTRELGMLRAVGLHQRQIRRMVHMEAVQMSILGVALGLGIGLFTGWAAVSVLQSRGLGEMTIPWLQIGVLVVGAIVTGEFAAWIPARRAAKTPPLEAISHDG from the coding sequence TTGACTCCGCTCAATAGGATTGCTATTCGCACCGCTATCCAGCACAAGGTGCGTTTGGCGTTGACTGTGGTGGCTGTGGTTGTGGGGACGGCGTTTATTGCTGGTTCGATGCTGCTGACGCAGTCGCTCCGGGAATCTTTCGACACCATTGTCGATACTGGTGTGGAGGGTATCGATGTGGGTGTGGTGGGCAGCCAATTGTCCCCACGGGGTGTGCCTTTGAGTGTTGTTGAGCAGATGGAACGGCGCAGTGATGTTTCTGCGGTCAACATTATTGGTGATGGACCGGGGGCTCCCTCTGGCACGAAGCGCATTGGGCAATCCACGTTGGTGATTACCGGTGCGGATGGCCGCCCGCTGCGCACGGGATCGTCCGGCGCGCATCCTTTTGCTTGGTACGGCGATGACACCGTGGGGCCGATCCCGACGATTGTCGAGGGGCAGCCGCCGCAGGAACCAAACCAGATCATGTTGAATGAAAAGGCTGCGGCGCGGGGCGACCTGAGCGTGGGCAGCCCGGTGACGATTGTGACGAGCGCCGGGAAAATTGAGGCGTCGGTGAGCGGGATTTATTCCTCACCGAAGGACACAACAGGGTGGATCGGTGTGTATTTCACCCCGGAGCGTTACCTGGAGCTGTTCACGGATGGCTTGTATGCGCCACAGGTGGCTCTGAGGGCCCAGGGGGTCAGCCCCATGGAGTTACGCAACCGGTTGGGTTTGCAGTACCCCCTGTTGACGCCGTTGTCGCAGGAGCAGATTGCGGACAGGATGGGAAGTGAGCAGGCCACCCAGCTGGAGTTCATGACGTACCTGTTGGCGGCGTTTGGTTTTATCGCACTGTTGGTGGGGGCTGTGATTATTTCCAACACTTTCACGATGGTGCTGCGGCAGAGGCGGCGCGAGTTTGCTCTGTTGAGGAGCATTGGGATTTCCTCGGGGCAGATTTCCCGCTCGGTGCTGGTTGAAGCTGTGTTGGTGGGGGCGGCTGGTTCGCTGGTGGGGATTGTGGCGGCTGTCGGCGTGGTGAGTGCACTGTCGTCAACGGTGGCCTTCTTTGGTGATGATCTGTCGGCGTTTAGTTTCCATGTGACTAAGCAGGCGTTGCTGGTTCCGATGGCTGTGGGGGTTGCGGTGACCGTGCTGGCTGCGATCGAGCCGAGCATCAGGATCGGTAGAACTGCGCCAGTTGATGGGCTTCGCGGCACCGAGTCCCCTGCCGATTCGCGTTCGCGGGTGCGCCCCCTGTTGGGTGTCGCGGCTGTGTGCTTTGGTATCGCTGCCACGGTTGTTGGGGCGTGGGCGACCGCTGCGGAGGGGCGTGAGTTAACAACGGGCTATCGTTTGGGCATTGTTGGTGGCGGCGCCGTCGCCTTCGTGGTGGGCTTGGGGTTGTTGGGCCCGTCGATCACCCGGGGGGCCTCGCCTGTAGTGGGTTGGTTGTTCCTGCCCCACCTTCCGCCCTCCTGGGCTGCGTGGCTGTCGCGTCGGCGTCAAGAGCGCAAGCCTGCTGGGGGCAGGCACCGTGTGGCCCCGCGCGGCCAGCGCCCCATGGCGCGAGCACGACGGGCGGTGGTTCAGCTAGCGACCAACAACAATGCCCGAAACTCCAGGCGCACGGCGGCGACGTCGTTGGCTTTGGCACTCGGCGTGGCGTTGGTAGCGTGCGTGAGCACTTTGGGTGCAACCACTCGGGCTAGCATCGCCGGTGTTGTTGACACGTCGGTCAAGGCGCCGCTGGTTTTGGATTCTTTGGGTTCCAGTGGGCTTGCGGGCAGCACGAGTGCCTTTTCCATTCCCAGTGAGGCGATCGCTGACGTGGATCGGCTTCCGCAGGTCACCGGGACTGGCACTCTGATGTATGCGCCGCTGCAGGTCAATAACTGGAATAACGCCACCACCACTGTGGTGTCCACCAATCTGTCGCCCTTCATTGACATGGGCATCAAGAAGGGTTCCTCGCACTTCAAGGGCCGCCCCGGCGCGATGGTCTCGACGACCTATGCGAAAGAAACTGGCCTGCAGGTTGGTGACTACATCCCGCTCCGCCCCATGGACGGCCAACCTGGTAGCGGCATTGTGGTGCCGGTGGTGGGGATTTATTCGGAAACCAACCTCTTTGGCCACATTGTGGTCAATTCTGCTGCGGCGAGCCGGGTTTTGCCCGACCCCCAGGCCTACACGCGAAAAACGACCTACATTGATCTTTCTGACGCCGCGTTGGCGGATCTGCGGGGCACCCGCGGCGTCATCGAGGATGCGGTGTCTTCTTTCCTCGTGGTTGAGGTCAAAACCAAGCAGGAATACCGTGGCGCGTTGGGCACGCAAATGAACCAGATGCTCTACATCGTGTACGCCTTGTTGGCGCTGGCGGTGCTCATCGCTTTGATGGGGATTACCAACACCTTGCTGCTGTCTCTGAGCGAGCGCACTCGCGAGTTGGGTATGTTACGTGCCGTGGGGTTGCATCAGCGCCAGATTCGCCGCATGGTGCACATGGAAGCCGTGCAGATGTCCATCCTCGGTGTCGCTTTGGGCTTGGGCATTGGGCTGTTTACCGGGTGGGCTGCGGTCAGCGTGCTGCAGTCGCGTGGTTTGGGCGAAATGACTATCCCCTGGCTACAAATCGGTGTGCTGGTGGTGGGCGCCATCGTCACCGGTGAGTTCGCCGCGTGGATTCCCGCCCGGCGCGCCGCGAAAACCCCGCCTTTGGAAGCGATTTCTCACGACGGCTAG
- a CDS encoding Ppx/GppA phosphatase family protein — MRLGVLDVGSNTVHLVAVDAKPGGHPTAMSDWKTTMKLVEFLDKDGAIDDKGVSKLVSGVGEARELATQLGCEELLPFATSAIRSATNADDVLDVVEKETGVRLEILSGEDEARLTFLAVRRWYGWSAGRITNLDIGGGSLELSTGTDENPDAAFSLDLGAARLTHNWFDTDPPERKKVNILRDYIDAELVEPARAMRNCGRADLAVGTSKTFRTLARLTGAAPSSAGPRVTRTLTAPGLRQLIAFISRMTAADRAELEGVSAVRSHQIVAGALVAEAAMRALGLEQLQICPWALREGVILRRIDTAAMAEMTELAGTGVALDTQVQGSKEGRKK; from the coding sequence GTGCGATTAGGTGTATTAGACGTGGGAAGCAATACCGTCCATCTCGTGGCGGTCGATGCGAAACCCGGTGGCCACCCCACCGCCATGAGCGACTGGAAGACCACCATGAAACTCGTCGAGTTCCTCGACAAAGACGGAGCCATCGACGACAAAGGCGTATCCAAGCTGGTCTCGGGCGTAGGCGAAGCACGAGAGTTGGCCACACAGCTGGGCTGCGAAGAACTGCTGCCCTTCGCCACCTCCGCTATCCGCTCAGCCACCAACGCCGACGACGTCCTCGATGTTGTTGAGAAAGAAACCGGCGTGCGGCTCGAAATCCTGTCCGGTGAAGACGAAGCCCGCCTCACATTCCTAGCGGTGCGACGTTGGTACGGCTGGTCCGCAGGCCGCATCACCAACCTTGACATCGGCGGCGGAAGCCTCGAACTGTCGACAGGAACTGACGAAAACCCTGACGCCGCGTTCTCACTCGACCTGGGCGCGGCAAGGCTTACACACAACTGGTTCGACACCGACCCGCCAGAACGCAAAAAGGTCAACATCCTGCGCGACTACATTGACGCCGAACTGGTGGAACCAGCCCGCGCAATGCGCAATTGTGGCCGCGCGGACCTGGCCGTCGGCACCTCTAAGACGTTCAGGACCCTCGCCCGGCTCACAGGTGCGGCACCGTCGTCTGCTGGGCCTCGGGTCACAAGGACTCTGACCGCGCCGGGCCTGCGCCAGCTGATTGCATTTATTTCTCGCATGACTGCGGCCGATCGTGCCGAACTTGAGGGCGTGAGTGCTGTACGCTCGCATCAGATCGTTGCTGGCGCTCTTGTCGCCGAGGCCGCGATGCGTGCACTTGGTTTGGAACAGCTTCAGATTTGTCCGTGGGCATTGCGTGAAGGCGTGATCCTCCGCAGGATTGATACCGCGGCGATGGCGGAAATGACCGAACTGGCCGGAACGGGTGTCGCTTTGGACACCCAGGTTCAAGGCTCGAAGGAAGGACGGAAGAAGTGA
- the proC gene encoding pyrroline-5-carboxylate reductase, translating into MGHIAVIGGGKIGEALVAGLLAAGREPGRIRVVNRRPERGNYLHRTYHVGVSDSIEEVVDGADAVFICTKPKDVTSVLADPALQDIGDDVAVVSMAAGITIATLEEALSAGTSVFRAMPNTPMLISKGVTALAPGRFTTEQQLDYITEILESVGIVVVVDEADMDAVTAVAGSSPAYVFLLAEALIDSGVSLGLSRELASTLALASIGGAADLMEQSSSEPSVLRANVSSPAGTTVAAVESLESSGFRAAFFKATRACAERSAQIGRRG; encoded by the coding sequence ATGGGACACATCGCTGTTATTGGTGGAGGAAAAATCGGTGAAGCCCTGGTCGCTGGCCTGCTTGCCGCCGGCCGCGAACCCGGACGGATCCGCGTCGTCAATCGCCGCCCCGAACGCGGCAACTATCTACACCGCACCTATCACGTTGGGGTATCGGATTCCATCGAAGAAGTCGTCGATGGCGCCGACGCAGTCTTCATCTGTACCAAACCCAAAGACGTCACATCCGTTCTAGCGGACCCCGCGCTACAAGATATCGGTGATGACGTAGCGGTTGTATCCATGGCCGCAGGCATCACCATCGCCACGCTCGAAGAGGCTCTCAGCGCAGGAACCTCAGTGTTCCGTGCAATGCCTAACACCCCGATGCTCATCTCCAAGGGGGTGACCGCCCTCGCGCCGGGACGCTTCACCACCGAGCAACAACTGGACTACATCACGGAGATCCTCGAATCCGTCGGCATCGTGGTGGTAGTAGACGAAGCGGACATGGACGCGGTGACAGCTGTCGCTGGTTCCTCACCCGCCTACGTGTTCCTCCTCGCCGAGGCCCTCATCGACTCGGGCGTCAGCCTCGGGCTATCAAGGGAGCTGGCCTCCACGCTCGCCCTCGCCTCAATCGGTGGCGCGGCAGACCTCATGGAGCAATCCTCCTCCGAGCCGAGCGTTTTGCGCGCTAACGTCAGTTCCCCCGCCGGCACAACCGTCGCAGCAGTCGAGTCCCTGGAGTCCAGCGGTTTCCGCGCGGCGTTCTTCAAAGCCACGCGAGCGTGTGCCGAGCGTTCTGCTCAGATCGGCCGCCGGGGGTAA
- a CDS encoding helix-turn-helix domain-containing protein, which produces MNNNQDNGKFLTVAEVAEMMRVSKMTVYRLVHSGELPAVRVGRSFRVHESAISAYLNSSTYAAG; this is translated from the coding sequence ATGAACAACAACCAAGACAACGGAAAGTTCTTGACGGTAGCTGAAGTTGCCGAAATGATGCGCGTATCAAAAATGACCGTGTATCGCCTGGTGCATTCCGGTGAACTCCCGGCAGTGCGCGTGGGCCGCTCATTCCGTGTGCACGAAAGCGCAATCAGCGCCTACTTGAACAGTTCCACATACGCTGCGGGCTAG
- a CDS encoding 30S ribosomal protein bS22, producing the protein MGSVIKKRRKRMSKKKHRKMLRRTRVQRRKLGK; encoded by the coding sequence ATGGGTTCAGTTATTAAGAAGCGCCGCAAGCGCATGTCCAAGAAGAAGCACCGCAAGATGCTCCGCCGTACTCGCGTTCAGCGACGGAAACTCGGCAAGTAA